In Herbaspirillum sp. WKF16, one genomic interval encodes:
- a CDS encoding Fe2+-dependent dioxygenase, translated as MLITIPRLLDGEQVKAVRRLLDGAGEAWVDGRVSAGYQGAPVKFNQQIDERSEVALQCQRIIVGALERHPRFISAALPNLIYPPMFNRYGEGMTFGAHVDGSVRIHPHNGRKLRTDVSGTLFLADASDYDGGELQIDDTYGSHKVKLDAGDLVLYPATSLHTVTPVTRGVRVGCFFWIQSLVRDDGRRSMLFDMDNAIQRLNQTDADAVARRTLVGCYHNLLRQWSDT; from the coding sequence ATGCTCATCACCATTCCCAGACTGCTCGACGGCGAACAGGTCAAGGCCGTGCGCCGGCTGCTGGACGGGGCGGGAGAAGCCTGGGTGGACGGCCGCGTGAGCGCCGGCTACCAGGGCGCGCCGGTGAAGTTCAACCAGCAGATCGACGAACGTTCCGAGGTGGCGCTGCAATGCCAGCGCATCATCGTCGGCGCGCTGGAACGCCATCCGCGCTTCATCAGCGCCGCCCTGCCCAACCTGATCTATCCGCCCATGTTCAATCGCTACGGCGAGGGCATGACCTTCGGCGCCCATGTCGACGGCAGCGTGCGCATCCACCCGCACAATGGCCGCAAGCTGCGCACCGATGTCTCGGGCACCCTGTTCCTGGCGGATGCGTCGGACTACGACGGCGGAGAATTGCAGATAGACGACACTTACGGCTCGCATAAGGTCAAGCTCGACGCCGGCGACCTGGTGCTGTACCCGGCCACCAGCCTGCACACCGTCACGCCGGTGACGCGCGGCGTGCGCGTGGGTTGCTTCTTCTGGATACAAAGCCTGGTGCGCGACGACGGCCGGCGCAGCATGCTGTTCGACATGGACAACGCCATCCAGCGCCTGAACCAGACCGATGCCGACGCCGTGGCGCGACGCACGCTGGTGGGCTGCTACCACAACCTGCTGCGGCAATGGAGCGACACCTGA
- a CDS encoding ABC transporter ATP-binding protein, with amino-acid sequence MNAINQNAFAKPAGGAQETPAIELRNVTCRFITADGKATVALRDFSMSVGRGEFVAVVGPTGCGKSTTLSLITGLLKPTMGEVRVMGQPVNGIDPRIGFVFQNDAVFPWRSVRENVAAGPMFRGKPKEQAHQLADEWIRRVGLDKFGDHYPHQLSGGMRKRVALAQTFINSPEILLMDEPFSALDMQTRTLMQDELLQLWSAHSGSVVFVTHDLEEAIALADKVYVLTARPATLKSVYPIDLPRPRVMEEVRYEQRFIDISRKIWSDLREEVHIA; translated from the coding sequence ATGAATGCGATCAACCAAAACGCCTTCGCCAAACCGGCCGGCGGCGCGCAAGAAACCCCCGCCATCGAACTGCGCAATGTCACTTGCCGCTTCATCACCGCCGACGGAAAGGCCACCGTGGCGCTGCGCGACTTTTCCATGAGCGTGGGACGCGGCGAGTTCGTGGCCGTGGTCGGCCCCACCGGTTGCGGCAAGTCGACCACGCTGTCGCTGATCACCGGCTTGCTGAAGCCGACCATGGGCGAGGTGCGCGTGATGGGCCAGCCGGTCAACGGCATCGACCCGCGCATCGGTTTCGTGTTCCAGAACGATGCCGTGTTCCCGTGGCGCAGCGTGCGCGAGAACGTCGCCGCCGGTCCCATGTTCCGCGGCAAGCCCAAGGAGCAGGCGCACCAGCTGGCCGATGAGTGGATCCGCCGCGTCGGCCTCGACAAGTTCGGCGACCATTATCCGCACCAGTTGTCGGGCGGTATGCGCAAGCGCGTGGCGCTGGCCCAGACCTTCATCAACAGCCCCGAGATCCTGCTGATGGACGAGCCGTTCTCGGCGCTGGACATGCAGACCCGCACGCTGATGCAGGACGAGCTGCTGCAGCTGTGGTCGGCCCATTCCGGTTCGGTGGTGTTCGTCACCCACGACCTGGAAGAAGCGATTGCGCTGGCCGATAAGGTCTACGTGCTGACCGCGCGTCCGGCCACCTTGAAGAGCGTCTACCCGATCGACCTGCCGCGTCCGCGCGTCATGGAAGAGGTGCGCTACGAGCAGCGCTTCATCGACATCTCGCGCAAGATCTGGAGCGATCTGCGCGAAGAAGTGCATATTGCGTGA
- a CDS encoding response regulator transcription factor gives MNVLLVEDDPVLTDGLSRVLNSHGFTVHTVNNGLDALSQPMLQRFNASVLVLDIGLPGIDGFEVLRRMRATGNNTPVLLLTARDTIPDRVHGLELGADDYLVKPFATPELVARIKALIRRSAPQPAQLTVGGLSLDNATKRAEIDGRKIELSLREWTVLEYLMQHASRVVSKQQIIDAVLPWGEDFTINAVEVYVSRIRLKIADSGVAIRTIRGFGYMLEKSDS, from the coding sequence ATGAACGTTCTGCTGGTCGAAGACGACCCGGTGCTCACCGACGGTCTTTCGCGCGTCCTCAACTCCCACGGGTTCACCGTGCACACCGTCAACAACGGGCTCGACGCGCTCTCGCAGCCGATGCTGCAGCGTTTCAACGCCTCGGTGCTGGTGCTCGACATCGGCCTGCCCGGCATCGACGGCTTCGAGGTGTTGCGCCGCATGCGCGCCACCGGCAACAATACCCCGGTGCTGCTGCTGACCGCGCGCGACACCATTCCCGACCGCGTGCACGGCCTGGAGCTGGGCGCCGACGACTACCTGGTCAAGCCCTTCGCCACGCCGGAGCTGGTGGCGCGCATCAAGGCCCTGATCCGCCGCAGCGCGCCGCAGCCGGCGCAACTGACCGTGGGCGGGCTGTCGCTGGACAACGCCACCAAGCGCGCCGAGATCGACGGCCGCAAGATCGAGCTCTCGCTGCGCGAATGGACGGTGCTGGAATACCTGATGCAGCACGCTTCGCGCGTGGTCTCCAAGCAGCAGATCATCGACGCCGTGCTGCCCTGGGGCGAGGACTTCACCATCAACGCGGTGGAAGTGTATGTCTCCCGCATCCGTCTGAAGATCGCCGATTCCGGCGTCGCCATCCGCACCATCCGCGGCTTCGGCTACATGCTCGAGAAGAGCGACAGCTGA
- a CDS encoding ABC transporter substrate-binding protein, with protein MTNNMRRTVLSLAVAAAALATLPGQAFAADSKITIMVGGINKMVYLPAKLAEQLGYFKEEGLNVELQSQPAGVDAENELLAGAVQAVVGFYDHSIDLQTKGKEITAITILGQVPGEVELVGTKAAANFKSMADARGKTLGVTGLGSSTNFLTQYLASRHGITSKEFSVLPVGADNTFIAAMKQGRIDAGMTTEPTASQLLKTGDAQVLIDMRTVEGTVKALGGLYPASSVYVQRSWLNGHKDDAQKLARAFVKTLKFINTHSAEQIADKMPKDYYGNNKPLYVQALNNSLPMYSPDGKMPKGGPETVLAVLSGFNPNVKGKHVDLSKTYTDEFVNQVK; from the coding sequence ATGACCAACAACATGCGCCGTACCGTCCTTTCGCTGGCCGTGGCCGCCGCCGCGCTGGCGACGCTGCCGGGCCAGGCTTTCGCCGCCGACAGCAAGATCACCATCATGGTGGGCGGCATCAACAAGATGGTGTACCTGCCGGCCAAGCTGGCCGAGCAGCTGGGCTACTTCAAGGAAGAAGGCCTCAACGTCGAGCTGCAGTCGCAGCCGGCCGGCGTGGACGCCGAGAACGAACTGCTGGCCGGCGCCGTGCAGGCGGTGGTGGGCTTCTACGACCACTCCATCGACCTGCAGACCAAGGGCAAGGAAATCACCGCCATCACCATCCTCGGCCAGGTGCCGGGCGAGGTCGAGCTGGTGGGCACCAAGGCCGCCGCCAACTTCAAGAGCATGGCCGACGCCCGCGGCAAGACCCTGGGCGTGACCGGCCTGGGTTCGTCCACCAATTTCCTGACGCAATACCTGGCCTCGCGTCACGGCATCACCTCCAAGGAATTCTCGGTGCTGCCGGTGGGCGCCGACAATACCTTCATCGCCGCCATGAAGCAGGGCCGCATCGATGCCGGCATGACCACCGAGCCGACCGCTTCGCAGCTCCTCAAGACCGGCGACGCTCAGGTGCTGATCGACATGCGCACCGTGGAAGGCACAGTCAAGGCGCTGGGCGGCCTGTATCCGGCGTCCAGCGTGTACGTGCAGCGCAGCTGGCTCAACGGTCACAAGGACGACGCGCAAAAGCTGGCGCGCGCTTTCGTCAAGACGCTCAAGTTCATCAACACCCACAGCGCCGAACAGATCGCCGACAAGATGCCCAAGGACTACTACGGCAACAACAAGCCGCTGTACGTGCAGGCCCTGAACAATTCGCTGCCGATGTATTCGCCGGACGGCAAGATGCCCAAGGGCGGACCTGAAACCGTGCTGGCCGTGCTGTCGGGATTCAATCCCAACGTCAAGGGCAAGCATGTGGATTTGTCGAAGACCTACACCGACGAGTTTGTGAACCAGGTTAAATAA
- a CDS encoding SecDF P1 head subdomain-containing protein, which translates to MNARTLLAAAAALVALAGCAGTGAPAPSQAFELRGASTAPAEGWTRAENSDIPGSVVYLAPRALVNAADVQRASAQKDAAGRAILIVQFSPAGSAKLAAGTRELRGRQLAAVVEGRVTNMATVQEPMTINTMALTGFASFDEATRVAHRISSGK; encoded by the coding sequence TTGAACGCCCGCACCCTGCTGGCGGCAGCGGCGGCCCTGGTTGCGCTGGCCGGTTGCGCCGGCACCGGCGCGCCGGCGCCATCGCAGGCCTTTGAGCTGCGCGGCGCCAGCACGGCGCCGGCCGAGGGCTGGACCAGGGCCGAGAACAGCGACATTCCCGGCAGCGTGGTCTACCTGGCGCCGCGCGCGCTGGTGAACGCCGCCGACGTGCAGCGCGCCAGCGCCCAGAAGGACGCCGCCGGCCGCGCCATCCTGATCGTGCAGTTCTCGCCGGCCGGCAGCGCCAAGCTGGCCGCCGGCACGCGCGAGCTGCGCGGGCGCCAGCTGGCGGCGGTGGTGGAGGGGCGGGTGACCAACATGGCCACCGTGCAGGAACCGATGACCATCAACACCATGGCGCTGACCGGCTTCGCCAGCTTCGATGAGGCGACCCGCGTGGCGCACCGCATCTCTTCGGGCAAGTGA
- the mdtD gene encoding multidrug transporter subunit MdtD codes for MSAQRPDQLSEPSAKPSDLSQRALLWIVASGFFMQTLDTTIVNTALPAMAHSLGEPVLNMHPVVVAYTLTMASLTPASGWLADRFGTRKMYFATILVFVIGSILCATAHTLPQLLAARVVQGIGGSMLLPVGRLAVLRSVPGAQYIAALASISIAGQLGPVVGPVLGGWLVESLSWHWIFLINVPIGTVGMLAVLRYLSNDLLPAAPRFDVLGCALLSGCMVAFSLALDVPVDERRGAWSAALFALAALAVWLYWLHARRHERPLFRLGLFKEPNFSIGLAGNLVCRIGSSAVPFLLPLLLQVRLGYSPLHAGLVLLPAAISGTIAKPWIAPLVKRYGYDNFLLVNTILVGGSIVSFALITPDWPIAAGIVQLSVFGAANSMQFAAMNSVTLKGLDKSDAGSGNSLFSMVQMLAIGLGVTIGGTLVNLFKDDAGAATSFSFQVTFAIVGVITLVSAWVFRKMDPRYFK; via the coding sequence ATGTCCGCCCAACGCCCCGACCAGCTCTCAGAACCTTCCGCCAAGCCTTCCGATCTCTCGCAGCGCGCGCTGCTTTGGATCGTCGCCTCAGGCTTCTTCATGCAGACGCTGGACACCACCATCGTCAACACCGCGCTGCCGGCGATGGCGCACAGCCTGGGCGAGCCGGTCCTGAACATGCACCCGGTGGTGGTGGCCTATACCCTGACCATGGCTTCGCTCACGCCGGCCTCGGGCTGGCTGGCCGACCGCTTCGGCACGCGCAAGATGTACTTCGCCACCATCCTGGTGTTCGTGATCGGCTCCATCCTGTGCGCCACGGCGCACACGCTGCCGCAGCTGCTGGCGGCGCGCGTGGTGCAGGGCATCGGCGGCTCCATGCTGCTGCCGGTGGGACGGCTGGCCGTGCTGCGCAGCGTGCCCGGCGCGCAGTACATCGCGGCGCTGGCCTCGATCTCGATTGCCGGACAGCTGGGGCCGGTGGTCGGGCCGGTGCTGGGCGGCTGGCTGGTGGAGAGCCTGTCGTGGCACTGGATCTTCCTGATCAACGTGCCCATCGGCACGGTCGGCATGCTGGCCGTGCTGCGCTACCTGTCCAACGACCTGCTGCCGGCCGCGCCCAGGTTCGACGTGCTGGGCTGCGCCTTGCTGTCGGGCTGCATGGTGGCTTTCTCGCTGGCGCTGGATGTGCCTGTCGATGAGCGCCGCGGCGCCTGGAGCGCGGCGCTGTTCGCGCTGGCGGCGCTGGCGGTGTGGCTGTACTGGCTGCATGCGCGCCGCCACGAGCGGCCGCTGTTTCGCCTGGGCCTTTTCAAGGAACCCAACTTCAGCATCGGCCTGGCCGGCAACCTGGTGTGCCGCATCGGCTCCTCGGCCGTGCCCTTCCTGCTGCCGTTGCTGTTGCAGGTGCGGCTGGGATACTCGCCGCTGCACGCCGGCCTGGTGCTGCTGCCGGCGGCCATCTCCGGCACCATCGCCAAGCCGTGGATCGCGCCGCTGGTCAAGCGCTACGGCTACGATAATTTCCTGCTGGTCAACACCATCCTGGTGGGCGGTTCCATCGTCTCCTTCGCGCTGATCACGCCTGACTGGCCGATCGCGGCAGGCATCGTCCAGCTGTCGGTGTTCGGCGCGGCCAATTCGATGCAGTTCGCGGCGATGAACAGCGTCACCCTGAAGGGCCTGGACAAGAGCGATGCCGGCAGCGGCAACAGCCTGTTCTCGATGGTGCAGATGCTGGCCATCGGCCTGGGCGTGACCATCGGCGGCACGCTGGTGAACCTGTTCAAGGATGACGCGGGCGCGGCCACCAGCTTCAGCTTCCAGGTGACCTTCGCGATCGTGGGTGTGATCACGCTGGTCTCGGCCTGGGTGTTTCGCAAGATGGATCCGCGCTACTTCAAGTAA
- a CDS encoding TonB-dependent receptor translates to MNRLTPIAAALVAAFAAPLPLHAQQANSNNADAAGQLAPVTVEGRRDDFASGPTALTKLPADLHDVPQSITVVNKAQMQSQGVASLSDALRNVSGITLGGAEGGQIGNNINLNGFSARTDIYLDGFRDRGQYYRDTFAMDEIEVLMGPSSMLFGRGSTGGIINQVSKKANLKDATEVSASVTSNGLVRTTADYNHKLSDTSAMRIEAMVQDGAASTRNQTNVQDFGLAGSYVHGIGTPTEITLSALIQHNHDQPDYGLPPLNGHPVGVDRDTAYGLNSDRTDQDVFSLNAGIKHKIAPDVTLRNQTQFNYVHTNAIETAPNTIGTVSGAGFTALTNASSNLPLSSLFVRTQSHDRDIHDYSIYNQTELSAKFSTGGIKHDFLVGLEVGHDGYDNQTYYRNGSCNGVALTGAATPTSGFNDCIPVLNPTYSAAGASVPDVAGNRQGGSANTIATYFGDTLELSKQFKAVAGLRFDRYIASITNSLNSGNTPAVAKNTNLASANQTVNFLSVRSGLIWEPSSAQSYYVSYGTSFNPSLEQLTGTAGQQNLDPEKNRSYEVGGKWDVAQGLALNAAAFQITKENARSQVSAGVYELQGTVRVNGARAGATGRITRDWQVAANYTYLDAKVIGGAAGDTTVGMIPSNTPKHTLTTWTTYDFMPHWQVGGGATYMSQRFVNQTNTIQVGGYTRWDATVAYTQKAYDIRLNLFNLTNKMYYDALIQSDGGRSVPGTGRTAMLSVNYRM, encoded by the coding sequence ATGAACCGTCTCACTCCGATTGCCGCTGCGCTGGTCGCAGCGTTCGCCGCGCCTTTGCCGCTGCATGCGCAACAGGCCAATTCCAACAATGCCGACGCCGCCGGCCAGCTGGCGCCCGTCACGGTCGAAGGCCGGCGCGACGATTTCGCATCCGGCCCCACCGCGCTCACCAAGCTCCCCGCCGACCTGCACGACGTGCCGCAATCGATTACGGTGGTCAACAAGGCGCAGATGCAGTCGCAAGGCGTGGCCTCGCTGTCGGACGCCCTGCGCAACGTCTCCGGCATCACGCTGGGCGGCGCCGAGGGCGGCCAGATCGGCAACAACATCAACCTGAACGGCTTCTCGGCCCGCACCGACATCTACCTGGACGGCTTCCGCGACCGCGGCCAGTACTACCGCGACACCTTCGCCATGGATGAGATCGAAGTGCTGATGGGGCCGTCGTCGATGCTGTTCGGCCGCGGTTCGACCGGCGGCATCATCAACCAGGTCAGCAAGAAGGCCAACCTGAAGGACGCCACCGAGGTCTCGGCCTCGGTCACCAGCAACGGCCTGGTGCGCACCACTGCCGACTACAACCACAAGCTGTCGGATACCTCGGCCATGCGCATCGAGGCGATGGTGCAGGACGGCGCCGCCAGCACCCGCAACCAGACCAATGTGCAGGACTTCGGCCTGGCCGGCTCCTACGTGCACGGCATCGGCACCCCGACCGAGATCACGCTGTCGGCCCTGATCCAGCACAACCACGACCAGCCCGACTACGGCCTGCCGCCGCTCAACGGCCATCCCGTCGGCGTCGACCGCGACACCGCCTATGGCCTGAACAGCGACCGCACCGACCAGGATGTGTTCTCGCTCAACGCCGGCATCAAGCACAAGATCGCGCCGGACGTGACGCTGCGCAACCAGACCCAGTTCAACTACGTCCACACCAACGCCATCGAGACCGCGCCCAATACCATCGGCACCGTCTCCGGCGCCGGCTTCACGGCGCTGACCAACGCCAGCAGCAACCTGCCGCTGTCGAGCCTGTTCGTGCGCACGCAAAGCCACGACCGCGACATCCACGACTACTCGATCTACAACCAGACCGAGCTGTCGGCCAAGTTCAGCACCGGCGGCATCAAGCATGACTTCCTGGTCGGGCTGGAAGTCGGCCACGACGGCTACGACAACCAGACCTACTACCGCAACGGCAGCTGCAACGGCGTCGCCCTGACCGGCGCGGCCACGCCCACCAGCGGCTTCAACGACTGCATCCCGGTGCTGAACCCGACCTACAGCGCCGCCGGCGCCAGCGTGCCCGACGTCGCCGGCAACCGCCAGGGCGGCAGCGCCAACACCATCGCCACCTATTTCGGCGATACGCTGGAGTTGAGCAAGCAGTTCAAGGCGGTGGCCGGCCTGCGCTTCGATCGCTACATCGCCAGCATCACCAACTCGCTGAACTCGGGCAACACGCCCGCTGTGGCCAAGAACACCAACCTGGCCTCGGCCAACCAGACGGTGAACTTCCTGTCGGTGCGCTCGGGCCTGATCTGGGAGCCGAGCTCGGCGCAATCCTATTACGTCTCCTACGGCACCTCGTTCAATCCCTCGCTGGAGCAGTTGACCGGCACCGCCGGCCAGCAGAACCTCGATCCGGAAAAGAACCGCTCCTATGAAGTCGGCGGCAAGTGGGACGTGGCGCAAGGCCTGGCCCTGAACGCCGCCGCCTTCCAGATCACCAAGGAGAATGCGCGCAGCCAGGTCAGCGCCGGCGTCTACGAGCTGCAGGGCACGGTGCGGGTCAACGGCGCGCGCGCCGGCGCCACCGGCCGCATCACCCGCGACTGGCAAGTGGCCGCCAACTACACCTACCTGGACGCCAAGGTGATCGGCGGCGCCGCCGGCGACACCACGGTCGGCATGATCCCCAGCAACACGCCCAAGCACACCCTGACCACCTGGACCACCTACGACTTCATGCCGCACTGGCAGGTCGGCGGCGGCGCCACCTACATGTCGCAGCGCTTCGTCAACCAGACCAACACCATCCAGGTCGGCGGCTACACCCGCTGGGATGCCACGGTGGCCTACACCCAGAAGGCCTACGACATCCGCCTGAACCTGTTCAACCTGACCAACAAGATGTATTACGATGCGCTGATCCAGTCGGACGGCGGCCGGTCGGTGCCAGGCACGGGCCGCACCGCGATGCTGTCGGTCAACTACCGCATGTAA
- a CDS encoding DUF1345 domain-containing protein, which produces MSVARHIVQVHPRLLIAIAVGIAAGLFIPVGSWVTQCLVGWNAGVWTYLLSIWLMMYSADAQDAKRLAETEDESAQLVLGMVCVAAIASLVAILLELAGHDDGGRLWRYACTAATVFGSWLLIGTIFTLHYARLFYADDDDPKALPLRFADGQTTPDYWDFLYFAFTISVAVQTSDVGVATRAMRKAVLAHSLICFVFNAAIIGLSINVAAGLAGN; this is translated from the coding sequence ATGTCCGTCGCCCGCCACATCGTCCAGGTTCATCCGCGCCTGTTGATCGCCATTGCCGTCGGCATTGCCGCCGGTCTCTTCATTCCTGTCGGGTCGTGGGTGACCCAGTGCCTGGTCGGCTGGAACGCCGGGGTCTGGACTTACCTGCTGAGCATCTGGCTGATGATGTACAGCGCCGACGCGCAGGACGCCAAGCGGCTGGCGGAAACCGAGGACGAGAGCGCGCAACTGGTGCTGGGCATGGTGTGCGTGGCGGCCATCGCCAGCCTGGTGGCGATCCTGCTGGAACTGGCCGGCCATGACGACGGCGGCCGCCTGTGGCGCTACGCCTGCACCGCGGCCACGGTGTTCGGTTCATGGCTGCTGATCGGCACCATCTTCACGCTGCACTACGCCCGCCTGTTCTACGCCGATGACGACGATCCCAAGGCCCTGCCGCTGCGCTTCGCCGACGGCCAGACTACGCCCGACTACTGGGACTTCCTGTATTTCGCCTTCACCATCAGCGTCGCCGTGCAGACCTCGGACGTCGGCGTGGCCACCCGCGCGATGCGCAAGGCGGTGCTGGCGCACTCGCTGATCTGCTTCGTCTTCAACGCCGCCATCATCGGCTTGTCGATCAACGTCGCCGCCGGCCTGGCGGGCAACTGA
- a CDS encoding ABC transporter permease: MTQANITQSAATMDIAAVEAEAQRKIRGRRNLVIGLRIAILVVVLGGWELFSRIGWIDPFFFSQPSLIVIQIYDWMVEGTSQGPLWTQVLVTLEETVLGFLIGSVAGVIAGIVLGRNKLLSDVFSLYIQIANSIPRVVLGSIFVIAFGLGMASKVALAVVMVFFVVFANAFQGVREADRYMIANAQILGASRRQVTTAVVIPSALSWILASLHVSFGFALVGAVVGEFLGSKQGIGLLISTAQGAFNASGVFAAMIVLAVVALAADWLLHALERRLLKWRPQAF, from the coding sequence ATGACACAAGCAAACATCACACAATCCGCCGCGACGATGGACATCGCCGCAGTAGAAGCCGAGGCGCAACGCAAGATCCGCGGACGGCGCAACCTGGTCATCGGCCTGCGCATCGCCATCCTGGTGGTGGTGCTGGGCGGCTGGGAACTGTTTTCCCGCATCGGCTGGATCGATCCCTTCTTCTTCTCGCAGCCCTCGCTGATCGTGATCCAGATCTATGACTGGATGGTCGAAGGCACCTCGCAGGGGCCGCTCTGGACCCAGGTGCTGGTGACGCTGGAAGAGACCGTGCTGGGCTTCCTGATCGGCTCGGTGGCGGGCGTGATCGCCGGCATCGTGCTGGGCCGCAACAAGCTGCTCTCCGACGTCTTCAGCCTCTACATTCAGATCGCCAACTCGATCCCGCGCGTGGTGCTGGGCTCGATCTTCGTGATCGCCTTCGGCCTGGGCATGGCTTCCAAGGTCGCGTTGGCGGTGGTGATGGTGTTCTTCGTGGTGTTCGCCAACGCCTTCCAGGGTGTGCGCGAAGCCGACCGCTACATGATCGCCAACGCCCAGATCCTGGGCGCCTCGCGCCGCCAGGTGACCACCGCGGTGGTGATCCCGTCGGCGCTGTCGTGGATCCTGGCCAGCCTGCACGTGAGCTTCGGCTTTGCGCTGGTGGGCGCGGTGGTGGGCGAGTTCCTGGGGTCCAAGCAAGGCATCGGCCTGCTGATCTCGACCGCGCAGGGTGCGTTCAACGCCAGCGGCGTGTTCGCTGCGATGATCGTGCTGGCGGTGGTGGCGCTGGCGGCGGACTGGCTGCTGCACGCGCTGGAGCGCCGCCTGCTGAAGTGGCGTCCGCAGGCGTTCTGA
- a CDS encoding sensor histidine kinase — MPVSHSSIRRDLLKWLIAPLLLINLIGAGLTYWLAWLPAQHAFDQNLMDSTWGLYAQVRHRQERTTAELTQQAEQILRSNHSDTTFFAVRDTSGQIVVGDRGFPPLPESDVFERPINYDAEMRGEPVRIAALQVQVKNGVISVAVAETVRKRDRAHYTILLSFLALDGIITFVSISAVLVAVRRGLRPLKTLQRNLEQRGHGKLGAIDSAGSSVELQPLIVAMNELMARISKGEQAQQNFLADVAHQLRTPLTGLKLQLELLHDKHQGQPDTARSLAMMNSSVERMIRQSRQLLALARSEPGLFEQRKLEDLSLDELVSESVQHFIEEADKKQIDLGFDLRSGRMRGDRFLLRDLIDNLIDNAVRYSPPHSTVTVRCQEEADATLLAVEDSGPGIAPEHRELIFDRFYRANDKVAGSGLGLAIVREIAHDHGGVISLDCGREGQGTVFTVRFPLAA; from the coding sequence ATGCCCGTCTCGCATTCCAGCATCCGGCGCGACCTGCTCAAGTGGCTGATCGCGCCGCTGCTGCTGATCAACCTGATCGGCGCCGGCCTGACCTACTGGCTGGCGTGGCTGCCGGCCCAGCACGCCTTCGACCAGAACCTGATGGATTCCACCTGGGGCCTGTACGCCCAGGTTCGCCACCGCCAGGAGCGCACCACCGCCGAGCTGACCCAGCAGGCCGAGCAGATCCTGCGCAGCAACCATTCCGACACCACTTTCTTCGCCGTGCGCGACACCAGCGGCCAGATCGTGGTGGGCGACCGCGGTTTCCCGCCGCTGCCCGAGAGCGATGTCTTCGAACGTCCCATCAACTATGACGCCGAGATGCGCGGGGAGCCGGTGCGCATCGCCGCGCTGCAGGTGCAGGTCAAGAACGGCGTCATCTCGGTCGCAGTGGCCGAGACGGTGCGCAAGCGCGACCGCGCGCACTACACCATCCTGCTGTCCTTCCTGGCGCTGGACGGCATCATCACCTTCGTCTCCATCAGCGCGGTGCTGGTGGCGGTGCGGCGCGGCCTGCGTCCGTTGAAGACGCTGCAGCGCAACCTGGAGCAGCGCGGCCACGGCAAGCTGGGCGCCATCGACAGCGCCGGCTCCTCGGTGGAGCTGCAGCCGCTGATCGTGGCCATGAACGAGCTGATGGCGCGCATCAGCAAGGGCGAGCAGGCGCAGCAGAATTTCCTGGCCGACGTCGCGCACCAGTTGCGCACGCCGTTGACCGGCCTGAAGCTGCAGCTGGAGCTGCTGCACGACAAGCACCAGGGCCAGCCCGACACCGCGCGCTCGCTGGCGATGATGAATTCCTCGGTCGAACGCATGATCCGCCAGAGCCGTCAGCTGCTGGCGCTGGCGCGTTCCGAGCCGGGCCTGTTCGAGCAGCGCAAGCTGGAAGACCTGTCGCTGGACGAGCTGGTCAGCGAATCGGTGCAGCACTTCATCGAGGAGGCCGACAAGAAGCAGATCGACCTCGGCTTCGACCTGCGCAGCGGGCGCATGCGCGGCGACCGTTTCCTGCTGCGCGATCTGATCGACAACCTGATCGACAACGCGGTGCGCTACTCGCCGCCGCACAGCACCGTCACCGTGCGCTGCCAGGAAGAGGCGGACGCCACCCTGCTGGCGGTCGAGGACTCGGGGCCGGGCATCGCGCCGGAGCACCGCGAGCTGATCTTCGACCGCTTCTACCGCGCCAACGACAAGGTGGCCGGCAGCGGCCTGGGACTGGCCATCGTGCGCGAGATCGCCCATGACCACGGCGGCGTGATCAGCCTGGACTGCGGCCGCGAAGGGCAGGGCACGGTCTTCACCGTGCGCTTCCCGCTGGCGGCCTGA